The window caagggcattagtcccacgctatgccaacacaaaattaaattggaggaaagtgccaaaccagttagagatcctcgacgacgattgaatcctaagatgacagaagtggtgagaaaggagatactaaagctccttgaggcaggtataatttatctcactgctgatagtgattgggtaagccatatccattgtgttcctaaaaagggaggtattactgtcgttcctaatgataaagatgaactgatcccgcaaagaattattacaggttataggatggtaattgatttccgtaaattaaagaaagctactaagaaagatcattaccctttaccttttattgatcaaatgctagaaagactatccaagcacacacatttctgctttctagatggttattctggtttctctcaaatacatgtgtcagcgggggatcaatcaaaaactacttttacttgccctttcgatacttttgcttataggcgtatgccttttggtttatgtaatgcacctgctacctttcaaagatgcatgatggctatattctctgacttttgtgaaaagattcatggatgatttctccgtttatggaccctcttttgatgattgcttgagcaaccttgatcgagttttgcagagatgtgaagacactagtctcgtactgaattgggaaaagtgccactttatggttaatgaaggcattgtcttggggcataagatttccgagagaggtgttgaagttgataaagctaaagttgatgctattgaaaagatgccatgtcccaaggacataaaagatataagaagtttccttggtcacgtcggtttttataggaggttcattaaggacttttttaaaatctctaggcctctcactaatttattgcaaaaagatactccttttgtctttgatgatgattgcgtacaagcatttgaaatacttaagaaagctttgatcactgcacctattgttcagccacctgattggaatttacttttgaaattatgtgtgatgctagcgattatgttgtaggtgttgttctagggcaaagagttgataagaagttgaatgttatccagtatgctagtaagactcttaatactgcccagagaaattatgctactactgaaaaagagttcttagcagttgtgtttgcatgttataagtttagaccttatattgttgactctaaagtaactattcacactgatcgtgatgctattaaatatcttatggaaaagaaagatgctaaacctagactgattagatgggttctcttgcttcaagagtttgatttgcatattattgatagaaagggagccgagaaccccgttacagataacttgtctaggttagagaatgttcttgatgacccactgcctattgatgatagctttcctgatgaacaattagcagtcattaatgcttctcgtactgctccttggtatgctgattatgctaattacattgttgctaaatttataccacctagtttcacataccagcaaaagaaaaagttcttttatgatttaagacattacttctgggatgacccacacctttataaagaaggagtagatggtgttattagacgttgtgtatctgagcatgaacaggaacaaatcctacgcaagtgtcactctgaatcatatggaggacaccacgctggagatagaactgcacataaggtattgcaatctggtttttattggcctactctcttcaaagatgctcgtaagtttgtcttatcttgtgatgaatgtcaaagaattggtaatattagtatacgtcaagaaatgcctatgaattattctcttgttattggaccatttgatgtttgagctttgattatatgggaacttttcctgcctctaatggttacacacattttttagttgaagctattccaactagtagtgctgatcataacacctctattaagatgcttaaagaagttatttttccgaggtttggagtccctagatatcttatgactgatggtggttcacattttattcatggtgctttccgtaagatgcttgctaagtatgatgttaatcatagaatcacatctccttatcacccgcagtctagtggtcaagtagagttgagcaatagagagctcaaattaattttgcaaaagactgtgaatagatctagaaagaattggtctaaaaaacttgatgatgcattatgggcctatagaactgcatacaaaaatcctatgggcatgtctccgtataagatggtttatggaaaagcatgtcacttacctctagaacttgaacataaagcatattgggctattaaagagctcaactatgacttcaaacttgccggtgagaagaggttatttgatactagctcacttgatgaatggagaacccaagcctatgagaatgccaagctattgaaCATATAAAGGATGAGCTAGTGCGCCCAACTAGCGGCACCAGCCACGTCTCCTTTTATTCACCATGAACAGTGTGCGCGGAGAGCAGAGCCAGCGAGCGAGCGAAAGAAAACCAGTTGCGCGTCCCGTCTCACCTAGACCACCTCTCGTCCCAGCACCCTTCCCCAATCCGCTGCCTCCTTTCCTCCCCCAATCCCcacctctgctcctcctcctcccccaatCGCCCCCATCTCCTCCTCCGTCTCCACTTATGGTCGGGGCGCCGCCTCCtctctacctcgtgccctcctcctCCCACTCCGCCACCTCCGCTTGCGCTGCACGCCGCTGCTCCGAGGACCATTGACGAGGTGAGGACAGCGGTGCCATCGGACCTGCCGACCCGGAGCCCGCGCCCTCCTGACCAAGCAccgtccgcctcctccccctccccttccCATCCATGCTCGCGGCCGTCCCCGGCCACGCCGGCCGCCATCGCATCATCGCACGTGAGCAGCCTCTCTCCCCGGCTTCCTGCCTTCTCTCTCTCATGGTTGTCTCTGGTAGGCTAGGGTTTCTCTCCGGGACGGGGACGCCGTGGATTTCGCAGGACGTGTGTCCGTCCGTATGTCGGCCGCCCTAAATTTGATGCCTTTTCTGGTTCGCAGGGAGGGACTTGGTCGGGTGCTTTCGTTCTCCAGCCAGCTCAGGAACAATGGCGGTGGTAaagccctcctctcctctcctcgatTCCTTAGATTTTCTGCATGAAACGATTCTTTGTAGTCACAGCCAAGAAGAGACCGAGTATGCTTAGTTGGTTTCTTTTTCTTCATATATGTTGTTAGATCTTAGATGTGCTGCCATCTTGCTGTAGGCAGTGCAATTTCTCCTGCAATCTGGAAACTTTGGTTTCTGTATTGTTTTTTAGGAGTTGCCAAATGTGATCTTTGGACAAGGGAGTGATGGTTAGCCCTTAGCAGTCTTCAATTCTGGATCACTTCAATTGATAATTGCTTCATTAATGTGATTTTTTTTCTTGTTTGGCATAATCCCACACTTCAGGATCTGGCAAGAATTAATTGGATAGTCTAGGTCTGGTCGTGCGTTAAATGGTGAAGGGGCCGCCCACAAGGTACTAGGTCCAATTTCAtcgaaatgctacatctacctgctGCCTAATACACTTGTTCACATACagttttttgcttttgttttcacTGATTCACTTTTCTCGGCATCTTTGTGTGGGTCTCTTTTTATGGCCAGCTTGACAATTTGGAGTCGTTCAACTCAGAAAGAACAAAGAATGCTCATGTCAACCTTGGTTTTTTTACAGTAGTTGGTAATCACTCTGAACAATAGTAGATCGGTAAAGCCAATAGTAGTTAGTTTGAGGCTGCTTTTATCTCTCCTACAATAGTTCATTTCAATTGTTCTTAGTTTTTACTGTAGTTGTTAATTTGATTACCTATTTACAAGAAATAAAAATCATTCATATATGCCATCTTATTCTTATGCAATAATCTGAAATCTATCTTGTCATACCAGGTCTCCTGTTTTCAGGGGCCATAACTATAACTACAGTTTTAACTGATGCGATTAAGGATGGTGTTGGTCGGCCACGTCCAGATTCCTTTTGGCGCTGTTTTCCTGTCAGAGTATCCTTCACACATAGCAATACTATTCTCATTAGCTCATCCATGGCAATACCGTTCTATGCACTAATCGGCAATGACACAACTCCACATAGCGAGTACTAGAAAGCATGATAATGTTTTAGGGCATTTTTCTACTTTGTGCAAGAAATTTAATTTGATGGGATATGCGACCTGTTCTCTCTTGATTATGTGCGATTTGATGGATATGTGACCTGTTCTCTCTTGATTATGTGTGGATTTTAATACACAGTTATTTCTCTAGAAGGTAACTTGATTGACATTGTTTTGTTATTTCTATGTGCAGAAAATGCGAGCTCGGCTGATGGATTGCATACTATTTGGCTGAGTTGTTTTGTTCTAAAGATACAATCAAGCTGAAGACTTCTTTTGTATGGAAATTCACTATGGAAACTGAAATAATGGTACTCTGCACAACCGTTGACTTTCTTGCATCGATTCTTCATTCTATAAGTCACACCTTTTCTATTTTGTAAAAGAAGAGTGAGCTCATGCTTGAACTTCCACCATATATGTTAACACTTGGATACTGTATCAACCCTCTGATCCTTCATAGTTTTCCCTTGCATTGCCTCCTTTAACTCTTCAGCTGGACCTTTGAAAAGAATAGTTTTTTCGTTATATAATTTATTATGTTTTGTTTCGTTATCGAGAGGTAGAATGTAAAGTAGGCTGCTATTTTCATTCTATTCATCTGCAGATATTTGATATAAGTGAATATATACCTTTTGGTAGGTGAATGTATCTCCATTAATATCACTGATATATTTGAGCTTCAGAGAAGGATATCTATGCCATTTTGTTTTGGTTTTTGAACAAAAGAGTGTTGTATGTGTATCGTTAAGAGGATGAAGCAGCAAAATTACCAATTTAGCAGGATGTGGCTGATACGTACAGAGTGGATTTACTTAGGTCTCGTGTTACTACTATTTCTTTCGTTGTAAAACTGCAATGCGACAAAGTTTATAGATTTATCAACCATGCTTTTGGTGCCAGTAGTTTTGACTGTAGCTGATGTGCAACTCCGTGTGTCTGTGATCTATTGTTTAAATATAATATAACATTCTGAAATTGTTAGTTGTTCTCTATGTATGAGAAATCATGAAAGAACTGTCTGCTAGGGGTAAATAATCTTTTCGGTTGTTCGATAAAATAGTTAGGCTGCtaccctctcatatatttttattctCTTTTGAACAAATTCCTAGCCTTGAATACTATTTTCTCCATGGTTTTTATGTTGTGCATTCTACAATGCAGGGTACTGAATCAACAGTTACATGAAAGTTTGATGCCGTGTGAGTAGCAGAAACTGAAAGAATAAGCATTAGTCCTCAGAGAAGAGGTTGACATTATATGCCCCTTCAGGTAATCAATTTGCGTCTTTAATCTTTccgtgtttttcttttgtttttttactttaaaATAGAATAACGACAGCCAAGCTAATTCCATTTTTTGTGCATGATATATTTTGATCTCAAATGCATTTCAatggctcgatgttccattcaatcTTTTTTTGCCATGTATCTTCCATTTAGACATACTGGATGACCAACTCTTCATATTTCTGTCATGTATTTTCCAATTAGATGGAAACTAATAACCAAGGAAACTTATTTTAACAGTTGCAGCAGCACCTACTAATATTTGCCAATAAATTATCCATGATATGTATCTTCCAGTTTATTAATTACCAAAAAATGAGGATAACAGTGGACACCCCAAACTGTATCTCTGAATCTTAATTGTTCAACCTTAATGCTTGAAATGTTCCACATGATGTTTGTTGGTAGAAAGATTCAAGCATATATGCACTTGGAATGCCTTGGTAATTGATGATTTTGCCATTTGGAGCCCACTTAGGATGCTTTGGTAATTAGCAAAATGAAACTGTTCAAGCAAAATCATTTTATCATTAACACTCTTGGCATTCTCTTGCATCAGAAGGGACCAATGGTTTTGCCATTTGGGAGCTCATGCTTATGGTTAGTTGTACAGCTATAATTTCTCTGTGCATACACTTTTTCCTTAGAGAATTAGAATCATTTGTTCCTGGTAGTCTCATTTTACTTGTTCATTTGTTCCTCTGGTTTTTTCTTCTCATGTTGCTTTATTCCATATTTTGCTCATGTGCTGCAGTGCTCGCTTTTGTCTTTCCTCTGATGTTCATCGTCTCAAGGCTACTGGCCTAGAAGTAGTCATATGCAAGTTCTGGTTATCGCCCCTATCCTCTTTCCTGCAGGTATGCAGGAATCTCTTATCTAGATTCTAGCTATACATCCTTTACTATATACAGCTAATAATTTCGTAATGTTGTTCGCAGAGTGTGCTGCTTATTCTCTCAATTCCTCTGAAGTCTGTACTTCCTGCTCAATTTGGAATGCATGATCAGAGAGATATGGCGAGGGAGGTGGAGAGGAAGTTGTTGGTGATCTTGAAGAATGGCAAGACGCCGAGCGATGCGCCGCTGCACCAACTGCCCAAGACGCTGAGCGGCGCGCAGCTGCTGCCGCTGCCCAAGAAGATGACAAGCACAAATGATGGTTTGATCTGTGTGCAGTTGCTTTATTTATTTCTTAATCAGTGGAGATCATTTTTATTAATTATTTTGACACGACCTCTATGCTTTCTGTCAAGAGATTGTTTTTGTACTTGCTTATTTATTGTTATCTACCATTTTTAAATCTTCTGCAGCATAGCATGTGCAGTACTATACTCCTATTATGCAAAGACTTCGGGAGGATTAGCAGTTTCAAATTCTACTATCGAGTTGTTTGCTCTTTTTGAATTACAAATGCCTACCCAAGGTGTTATTTTCTCACATCCTAACCTTTTAAGATAATATTCAGATGAACTTCTGCATGCAATGTCCTGGGCATGTGCTTTTGAGCAATTTTTGAATAAAGATACCGACATTTTTTGTTTCTATTTCCAGCACAGCTTACTCTAACCAATCCTATTACTATTTGTGTTCCTGAGATTTCCACTAATTTCGAGCAATATTTGAATAAAGATATCGACATTTTATTGTGTCACTTGTGTTTACTTTTTTTCAATGCAAGTTTACAGCTACTCGGAGTTCCTAATTGTAGACTCACCTATCTTGTCCTACCGGTGATCTAAATTGTGGCATTATTACCTTAAGAAGATATTTGCATTTAATTTCCTTTATATATAAGGGGTATAAGTTCTTACCAAATATACTCAAATATACGATTATTaaaaaaatgcaaatattttcaacaggaacatggtTTTAAACGGGtctttgcgccatttggcgcaactggtcatctagttcaaagaaaaagtcaaacgctgacatgacaaaaggatacaaaagcgagaatttaacgtaggtgattatgtgttattattcaactcttgtttaagattttttgcaggaaaacttctctctaaacgggaacgtccttacgttatcgaggaggtctatcgtttcggtgccatagaaaacaacaacttcaaaggcacaagtctgagggtggtgaacggtcaaagaattaaatattatatctcaggtaatcctatcaatgttgaaactaatattattgaaaccgtaaccccggaggaatacataagggacacattccagaatgtttcagactccgaaaaggaataggtatgtggtacggtaagtaaaccaactccaaaacaattctaatggcaatttttatccgttttggaatatttaagaattttggaaa is drawn from Triticum dicoccoides isolate Atlit2015 ecotype Zavitan chromosome 6B, WEW_v2.0, whole genome shotgun sequence and contains these coding sequences:
- the LOC119321831 gene encoding uncharacterized protein LOC119321831 gives rise to the protein MCCSARFCLSSDVHRLKATGLEVVICKFWLSPLSSFLQSVLLILSIPLKSVLPAQFGMHDQRDMAREVERKLLVILKNGKTPSDAPLHQLPKTLSGAQLLPLPKKMTSTNDGLICVQLLYLFLNQWRSFLLIILTRPLCFLSRDCFCTCLFIVIYHF